From one Enterococcus sp. DIV2402 genomic stretch:
- a CDS encoding peptide ABC transporter substrate-binding protein, translating to MKKWLKSTIALGAIAIVLAGCSTGKQATDGTDSSGGSAGGVEQKIAVSLPAQLSTLDTTQTTDKVTFTVVQHLFEGLYRLDEESQTVPGLAESVDISEDGKVYTFHLREDIKWSDGTPITANDFLFSWKRLVNPETMGPNAYWLDNVVNSLDIREGKADVDTIGLKALDEKTFEVTLINPQPSFLSVVSIGWLAPQNEDYVTEEGSDYATTSENLLYSGPFILEDWTPASDTWTLKPNPEYYDADKVKLETVEGSTIKEDNTGINLFQSGELDFTKITGQYVQQFKDDEALVSQLEVANRFLDFNKKATEALGNVHFRKAVALAIDKESLVNNVLSDGSTALNGLIPAQLYANSETGEDFRAYSGDYNVFDLDAAKKEWEQATAELGDSIELTLLVDDSDNGKKVSEYVQNQLETNLPGLKIEITPQPANNVNQARADKKYELSISGWIAGSSDMNSYFNLYRTGSSYNYGEYDNSEYTELVEKAITVDANDENKTFEDYKAAEKILLEDDAAQVPIYQSAANYLVNPKVKDIVYHSYGDYFYLREAYVEE from the coding sequence ATGAAGAAATGGTTGAAATCAACAATTGCTTTAGGGGCAATTGCGATTGTTTTAGCAGGATGTAGTACAGGCAAACAAGCAACAGATGGGACAGATAGTTCAGGTGGATCCGCAGGTGGTGTCGAGCAAAAAATTGCGGTAAGTTTACCGGCTCAATTATCAACGTTGGATACCACACAAACTACCGATAAAGTCACCTTTACAGTCGTACAGCATCTTTTTGAAGGATTGTATCGTTTAGATGAAGAGAGTCAAACGGTTCCTGGATTAGCTGAATCTGTGGATATTAGCGAAGATGGCAAAGTGTATACTTTCCATTTACGTGAAGATATTAAGTGGAGTGATGGGACACCTATTACGGCAAATGATTTCTTATTCTCGTGGAAACGTTTGGTGAATCCAGAAACAATGGGACCAAACGCTTATTGGTTGGATAACGTGGTTAATAGTTTAGACATTCGTGAAGGAAAAGCTGATGTGGATACAATTGGATTAAAAGCGTTAGATGAAAAAACATTTGAAGTAACGTTAATTAATCCACAACCTTCTTTCTTATCAGTGGTTTCGATTGGTTGGTTAGCACCACAAAATGAAGACTACGTGACTGAAGAAGGATCAGACTATGCAACAACTAGTGAGAACTTGCTTTATTCTGGTCCATTTATTTTAGAAGATTGGACACCTGCTTCTGACACATGGACGTTAAAACCAAATCCAGAATATTACGATGCAGACAAAGTGAAATTAGAGACTGTTGAAGGTTCAACTATTAAAGAAGATAATACCGGAATTAACTTGTTCCAATCTGGTGAATTAGATTTCACAAAAATTACAGGACAATATGTACAACAATTTAAAGATGATGAAGCGCTAGTTTCACAACTAGAAGTAGCTAATCGTTTCTTAGACTTTAATAAAAAAGCAACTGAAGCATTGGGGAATGTGCATTTCCGTAAAGCAGTAGCATTAGCGATTGATAAAGAGAGTCTAGTTAATAATGTTTTAAGTGATGGTTCAACTGCCTTGAACGGGTTAATTCCAGCACAATTATATGCGAACTCTGAAACGGGTGAGGACTTCCGTGCGTATAGTGGCGATTATAACGTCTTCGATTTAGACGCAGCCAAAAAAGAATGGGAGCAAGCAACTGCTGAGCTAGGTGATTCAATTGAGTTAACCTTGCTGGTCGATGATTCTGATAACGGCAAAAAAGTTTCAGAGTATGTGCAAAACCAACTAGAAACCAACTTACCTGGTTTGAAAATTGAAATTACACCACAACCAGCCAATAATGTTAACCAAGCGCGTGCGGATAAAAAATATGAATTATCAATTTCTGGTTGGATCGCTGGAAGTAGCGATATGAATTCTTATTTCAACTTGTATCGCACAGGTTCTTCTTATAACTATGGGGAATATGACAATAGTGAATATACTGAGCTAGTTGAAAAAGCCATTACCGTAGATGCAAATGATGAAAATAAAACATTTGAAGACTACAAAGCGGCAGAAAAAATTCTTTTAGAAGATGATGCTGCACAAGTACCAATTTATCAAAGTGCGGCTAATTATTTAGTGAATCCAAAAGTAAAAGATATTGTATACCATTCATATGGAGACTATTTCTATTTACGTGAAGCTTATGTAGAAGAATAA
- a CDS encoding helix-turn-helix domain-containing protein, with product MTILELQQIYPTAQLHTFPTDDENFLSLYLEGQFLWIPQQTLTITEKKVLKMLADTIDTTLPTHHPWYATLFQSESAPLTTGDFRVIQVEFTNPEQVDTYSWDEEIKRIFPHLVDHFFINGTKSFLVEIYSEDALPTEELEGIFLALDGDFNTYTRVFVGAFYPVTSDFTTLLQEEQQLFLSMTKQNLPTKCCDLKNTAIHYFATHLIKESMMMRQLAKLWFEDDVHDVILALWKNQGNVSSAAKDLFMHRNTLQYKIDKFQKQTLTNLKEMDSLFLCYLLLTTFAKN from the coding sequence GTGACAATACTAGAGCTACAACAAATTTACCCTACGGCACAATTGCACACCTTTCCTACAGATGATGAAAATTTTTTATCGCTGTATTTAGAAGGACAATTTTTATGGATTCCACAACAAACTTTGACAATAACTGAAAAAAAAGTGTTGAAAATGTTAGCCGATACCATTGATACGACGCTACCAACTCATCATCCTTGGTATGCGACTCTTTTTCAAAGTGAAAGTGCCCCCTTAACAACGGGCGATTTCCGAGTGATTCAAGTTGAATTTACCAATCCTGAACAAGTCGATACCTATTCTTGGGATGAAGAAATCAAACGGATTTTTCCTCATCTAGTGGATCACTTCTTTATCAACGGAACCAAAAGTTTTTTAGTGGAAATTTATAGCGAAGATGCTTTACCTACAGAAGAATTAGAAGGTATCTTTTTAGCTTTAGACGGTGATTTTAATACCTATACGCGCGTATTTGTAGGGGCTTTTTACCCTGTGACCAGTGATTTTACAACGTTACTACAAGAAGAACAGCAACTTTTTCTTTCAATGACTAAACAAAATTTACCAACGAAATGTTGTGATCTTAAAAATACAGCGATTCATTATTTTGCCACTCATTTGATTAAAGAAAGTATGATGATGCGCCAATTAGCCAAACTTTGGTTTGAAGATGATGTCCATGATGTCATCTTAGCATTATGGAAAAATCAAGGAAATGTTAGTTCGGCAGCGAAAGATTTATTTATGCATCGCAATACCCTGCAATATAAAATTGATAAATTCCAAAAACAAACATTAACTAACCTCAAAGAAATGGATTCCCTCTTCTTATGCTATCTTTTACTCACGACTTTTGCTAAAAATTAA
- a CDS encoding ABC transporter ATP-binding protein, translating into MVEMALTHVYKKYDNADKYSVTDFNLDIKDREFIVFVGPSGCGKSTTLRMIAGLEDISEGELSIGGKVMNDVAPKDRDIAMVFQNYALYPHMTVYDNMAFGLKLRKYDKADIKSRVENAAEILGLTEYLDRKPAALSGGQRQRVALGRAIVRDAKVFLMDEPLSNLDAKLRVAMRAEIAKLHQRLETTTIYVTHDQTEAMTMADRIVIMKDGFIQQIGSPKEVYNTPKNIFVAGFIGSPAMNFFNVTLNNGVISDGHGLKLRIPEGRNKVLVDKGYEGKQLVFGIRPEDINSEQVAIDASPESTVRSEVVVSELLGAETMLYTRIGDTEFISKVDARDFHRPGETIDLAFNLNKAHFFDKDSEDVIK; encoded by the coding sequence ATGGTAGAAATGGCCCTAACACACGTATATAAAAAATATGACAATGCAGATAAATATTCTGTTACAGACTTTAACTTAGATATTAAAGATCGCGAGTTCATCGTTTTCGTTGGACCTTCTGGTTGCGGTAAATCAACAACTTTACGTATGATTGCTGGTTTAGAAGATATTTCAGAAGGTGAATTATCAATCGGCGGTAAAGTAATGAATGATGTTGCTCCAAAAGACCGCGACATCGCGATGGTTTTCCAAAACTATGCCCTATATCCACATATGACAGTTTATGATAACATGGCATTTGGTTTGAAATTACGTAAATATGATAAAGCAGACATTAAATCACGTGTTGAAAATGCTGCTGAAATTTTAGGTTTAACAGAATATTTAGACCGTAAACCGGCAGCTTTATCAGGTGGACAACGCCAACGTGTTGCCCTAGGTCGTGCAATCGTTCGTGATGCAAAAGTATTCTTGATGGATGAACCTTTATCTAACTTGGATGCCAAATTACGTGTAGCGATGCGTGCTGAAATTGCAAAATTACACCAACGTTTAGAAACAACAACAATCTACGTTACTCATGACCAAACAGAAGCGATGACTATGGCTGACCGTATTGTTATTATGAAAGATGGTTTCATTCAACAAATCGGTTCACCAAAAGAAGTGTATAATACACCGAAAAATATCTTTGTTGCTGGATTTATCGGTTCACCAGCGATGAACTTCTTCAATGTAACACTAAATAATGGTGTGATTTCAGATGGTCATGGATTAAAATTACGTATTCCAGAAGGACGTAACAAAGTATTAGTAGACAAAGGTTATGAAGGTAAACAATTAGTCTTTGGTATTCGTCCAGAAGACATTAACAGTGAACAAGTAGCGATTGATGCTTCTCCAGAATCAACAGTTCGTTCTGAAGTTGTCGTATCAGAATTACTTGGTGCTGAAACAATGTTATATACAAGAATTGGTGACACAGAGTTTATCTCTAAAGTCGATGCGCGCGACTTCCACCGCCCAGGCGAAACAATTGATTTAGCCTTCAACTTAAACAAAGCGCACTTCTTCGATAAAGATAGCGAAGATGTTATCAAATAG
- a CDS encoding YccF domain-containing protein has product MKLLGNIIWFIFGGFVGGLGWVLAGLLWCITIIGIPIGIQCFKLAGLSFWPFGKDVVYSSSSVSLIVNIIWLIVSGLPLALTHIVSGLILYVTIIGIPFGKQSFKLAKLALMPFGARVIDEGSWRY; this is encoded by the coding sequence ATGAAACTTTTAGGAAATATTATTTGGTTCATCTTTGGTGGATTCGTAGGCGGACTAGGTTGGGTCTTAGCAGGCTTATTATGGTGTATCACTATTATTGGGATTCCAATTGGGATACAATGTTTTAAACTAGCTGGTCTAAGCTTTTGGCCATTTGGCAAAGATGTCGTTTACAGTAGCAGCAGTGTCTCACTGATTGTAAATATCATTTGGTTAATTGTAAGTGGTTTGCCATTAGCTCTAACACATATTGTTAGTGGGTTAATTTTATACGTAACAATTATCGGTATTCCTTTTGGTAAACAATCATTCAAGTTGGCGAAACTAGCATTAATGCCATTTGGTGCAAGAGTTATTGACGAAGGTAGCTGGCGATATTAA
- a CDS encoding glycoside hydrolase family 1 protein gives MEKTMPKNFLWGSASAAYQIEGAYNEDGKGLSNWDEFVKIPGKTYKETTGELAVDHYHRFKEDVALMAEMGLKTYRFSIAWSRIFPNGKGEVNQASLRFYEELIDECLKNNVEPMVTLYHWDLPQALENEYGGWESPQVIDDFVNYATYLFHAFKGKVNYWITVNEQNIFTNFGWMNGMHPPGKHNEEKLYYQVNHHVFLAHAKTVIAFKEIIPDGKIGASFAYSPSYAVDCQPVNAMAKVDYDNLKNYWWMDVYAYGRYPRNGYAYLDKKGVAPTVSQEDTSVLKKAASLIDFMGVNYYQTSVVEYNPIDGVTQSGEMNTTGKKGSGQITGEPGVYKNPPNPHLETTDWDWTIDPSGLRYACKEITSRYDLPIVISENGLGAFDEKTSENEIHDDYRIAYLNAHVYELMQAVEEGCEVWAYCTWSFTDLLSWLNGYQKRYGFVYVDRDEEGGSLDRYKKDSYYWYQEVIRTNGATITK, from the coding sequence ATGGAAAAAACAATGCCAAAAAACTTTTTATGGGGAAGTGCTTCTGCTGCTTATCAAATTGAAGGCGCTTATAATGAAGATGGAAAAGGCTTATCAAATTGGGATGAGTTCGTTAAAATTCCTGGAAAAACATATAAAGAAACAACTGGTGAATTAGCTGTTGACCATTATCATCGCTTCAAAGAAGATGTCGCTTTAATGGCTGAAATGGGCTTAAAAACCTATCGCTTCTCAATTGCATGGTCACGCATTTTTCCTAATGGTAAAGGTGAAGTCAATCAAGCTAGTTTGCGATTTTATGAAGAGTTAATTGATGAATGTTTGAAAAATAATGTAGAGCCAATGGTTACACTATACCACTGGGATTTGCCACAAGCATTAGAAAATGAATATGGTGGTTGGGAAAGCCCACAAGTGATTGATGATTTTGTTAATTATGCAACGTATCTTTTCCATGCATTTAAAGGTAAAGTTAATTATTGGATTACCGTGAATGAACAGAATATCTTTACGAATTTTGGCTGGATGAATGGCATGCACCCACCAGGTAAACATAACGAGGAAAAATTATATTACCAAGTGAATCATCATGTCTTTTTAGCACATGCCAAAACGGTAATCGCCTTCAAAGAAATTATTCCTGATGGTAAAATTGGTGCAAGTTTCGCGTATAGCCCAAGTTATGCGGTGGATTGTCAACCAGTCAATGCAATGGCGAAAGTAGATTACGATAATCTAAAAAATTATTGGTGGATGGATGTCTATGCCTATGGACGTTACCCACGCAATGGTTATGCTTATTTAGATAAAAAAGGAGTCGCACCAACAGTTAGCCAAGAAGATACCTCAGTGTTGAAAAAAGCGGCGAGTTTGATTGATTTTATGGGTGTCAATTACTATCAAACATCCGTGGTCGAATACAATCCAATTGATGGTGTGACACAATCAGGCGAAATGAACACCACTGGGAAAAAAGGTTCTGGTCAAATAACCGGTGAACCGGGAGTATATAAAAATCCACCAAATCCTCACTTGGAAACAACTGATTGGGATTGGACGATTGATCCTTCAGGGTTGCGTTATGCTTGTAAAGAAATTACTAGCCGTTATGACTTACCAATTGTTATTTCTGAGAATGGCTTAGGAGCCTTTGATGAGAAAACAAGCGAAAATGAAATTCACGATGACTACCGAATTGCTTATTTAAATGCACATGTGTATGAATTAATGCAAGCAGTTGAAGAAGGCTGCGAAGTGTGGGCTTATTGCACGTGGTCATTTACCGATTTATTAAGCTGGTTAAACGGTTATCAAAAACGTTATGGCTTTGTGTATGTTGATAGAGATGAAGAAGGCGGTTCGTTAGATCGTTATAAAAAAGACAGTTATTACTGGTATCAAGAAGTGATTCGTACCAATGGAGCAACAATTACAAAATAA
- a CDS encoding DNA topoisomerase III — translation MKQLILAEKPSVAKDLSKVLGANQKHKNYYEGPKVIVTWALGHLLGLKMPEDINKEWQSWQMETLPMIPKNIGIKPLPKTGHQLKAIKQLAQRKDVSEAVIATDAGREGELVARWILEWVRFDKPVKRLWISSQTDKAIKTGFAQLKPAQQYDTLYQSAIARAKADWLVGLNVTRALTVKYQDNLSAGRVQTPTLALVRQQEQQIEKFRPQTYYVIELAVGEEQARLVQKNPYALREHEQAQQLVNKMSQKNGRVMQVVEKTKTESAPLPYDLTEIQREANQRYGFSAKKTLSLVQSLYETHKIVTYPRTDSKYLTTDMKATMKERLQAVSDFAPEVKTYLKSGAVVQQKAVFNDAKVSDHHALLPTEQKPNYAKLTSDEQRIYNMIVTRFLMLFALPHKKIQQKATVAFDTEQFIFTQNKIVEAGWKTTEENKTSTINWQEGMSVAPNFAIKKELTSPPKPLNEGTLLGKMEKFSLGTPATRAEIIEKLIKSELMERTPSGLQVSPKGKQLLELVNPSLVTPELTEKWEKQLEAIAKGQFSSGAFLQQIENDTKQLVKEVKHSEQKYQDFSLTQKKCPECGELLREKNTRDGKIYVCSSNDCNYRRRKDPKLSNHRCPQCHKKMEIIEGKNGAYFRCKFDGTTEKIPTKKEQKKKMTKHEERRLMKKYSQEEPQESPLAAALKAAMEKK, via the coding sequence ATGAAGCAACTAATTCTAGCGGAAAAGCCAAGCGTTGCCAAAGATCTAAGTAAGGTTTTAGGAGCGAATCAAAAGCATAAGAACTACTATGAAGGTCCTAAAGTGATTGTCACTTGGGCTTTAGGTCATTTGTTAGGCCTAAAAATGCCTGAGGATATCAATAAAGAATGGCAAAGTTGGCAAATGGAAACTTTACCAATGATTCCAAAAAATATAGGAATTAAGCCTTTACCAAAAACAGGTCATCAATTAAAGGCAATTAAACAATTAGCACAACGAAAAGATGTTTCAGAAGCAGTCATCGCAACAGATGCTGGACGTGAAGGAGAACTTGTCGCACGTTGGATTTTGGAATGGGTGAGGTTTGATAAACCTGTTAAGCGTCTTTGGATTTCTTCGCAAACAGACAAGGCCATTAAAACAGGTTTCGCACAATTGAAACCTGCACAACAATACGACACCTTATATCAATCAGCCATTGCGCGCGCAAAAGCTGACTGGTTAGTTGGTTTAAATGTTACCCGTGCACTAACAGTAAAATATCAAGACAATTTAAGTGCTGGACGAGTACAGACGCCAACGCTTGCTTTAGTGCGTCAACAAGAACAACAAATTGAAAAATTTCGACCGCAAACATATTATGTCATTGAATTGGCTGTAGGTGAGGAACAAGCTCGTTTGGTACAAAAAAATCCTTATGCTTTGAGAGAGCACGAACAAGCCCAACAACTGGTAAATAAAATGAGCCAAAAAAATGGTCGTGTGATGCAAGTTGTGGAAAAAACCAAAACAGAGTCGGCGCCCTTACCTTACGATTTGACTGAAATTCAGCGTGAGGCAAACCAGCGTTACGGTTTTTCAGCTAAAAAGACACTATCTTTAGTACAAAGCTTGTATGAAACGCATAAAATTGTGACCTATCCACGAACAGATAGTAAATATTTAACAACAGACATGAAAGCGACAATGAAAGAACGCCTTCAAGCTGTTTCAGACTTTGCGCCAGAAGTTAAAACGTATTTAAAAAGTGGTGCAGTCGTCCAGCAAAAAGCGGTATTCAATGATGCGAAAGTATCGGATCACCATGCGTTATTACCGACAGAACAAAAACCAAACTATGCAAAATTAACCAGCGATGAACAACGAATTTATAATATGATTGTTACTCGTTTCTTAATGTTATTTGCATTACCGCACAAAAAAATCCAACAAAAAGCCACCGTGGCATTTGATACGGAACAATTTATTTTTACCCAAAATAAGATTGTTGAAGCTGGTTGGAAAACAACTGAAGAAAATAAAACCTCCACGATTAACTGGCAAGAAGGTATGAGCGTTGCACCAAATTTTGCTATAAAAAAAGAATTAACCTCGCCACCAAAACCTTTAAATGAAGGAACCTTGCTTGGAAAAATGGAGAAATTTAGTTTGGGAACGCCGGCAACGCGTGCAGAAATCATTGAAAAATTAATTAAATCAGAATTAATGGAACGGACACCAAGTGGTCTGCAAGTTTCTCCTAAAGGTAAACAATTGTTAGAGCTCGTTAATCCATCACTTGTTACACCAGAATTAACAGAGAAATGGGAAAAACAGCTAGAAGCAATTGCAAAAGGACAATTTTCAAGTGGTGCTTTCTTACAACAAATAGAAAACGATACGAAACAATTAGTCAAAGAAGTTAAGCATAGCGAACAAAAATACCAAGATTTCTCTCTAACACAAAAGAAATGTCCTGAATGCGGGGAATTGTTACGAGAAAAAAATACGCGTGATGGTAAAATTTATGTATGTTCAAGTAATGACTGTAATTATCGTCGTCGTAAAGATCCAAAATTATCAAACCATCGTTGTCCACAATGTCATAAAAAAATGGAGATTATTGAAGGAAAAAATGGAGCCTACTTCCGCTGCAAATTTGATGGCACGACTGAAAAAATTCCAACAAAAAAAGAACAAAAGAAAAAAATGACGAAGCATGAAGAACGACGTTTGATGAAAAAATATTCTCAAGAAGAACCACAAGAAAGTCCATTAGCTGCTGCACTGAAAGCTGCCATGGAGAAAAAATAA
- a CDS encoding DUF1033 family protein, with the protein MYQVITMYGDNEPWWFFEEWQADIQEEMTFSALEEAQLFYRKKWQAVYAEYSYIHAKPNYLSAFWNDGDERWCEECDEDLQQYKGLALLKDYQPLTIESEREFYEATNSSGKAKRCQRSK; encoded by the coding sequence ATGTATCAAGTAATAACCATGTATGGTGATAATGAACCCTGGTGGTTTTTTGAAGAGTGGCAAGCAGATATCCAAGAAGAAATGACTTTTTCAGCATTAGAAGAAGCACAATTATTTTATCGCAAAAAGTGGCAAGCAGTTTACGCAGAATATAGCTATATTCACGCCAAACCAAATTACTTGAGTGCTTTTTGGAATGATGGTGACGAACGCTGGTGCGAAGAATGTGATGAAGACTTGCAACAATATAAAGGATTAGCTCTTCTAAAAGATTATCAACCATTAACAATTGAAAGTGAAAGGGAATTTTATGAAGCAACTAATTCTAGCGGAAAAGCCAAGCGTTGCCAAAGATCTAAGTAA
- a CDS encoding ABC transporter ATP-binding protein, whose amino-acid sequence MERENTTTTYKLKDFMRLINSVNPKKFVFAFGLFLSILTSGASLLVPQLTKGLIDTSQLAQIDSKLLVVLILAFVSQLVFGAIGGYLLRYVGETVVKSLREKLWRQLLYLPVDYYDQNKSGETASRLVNDTGVVKDLVASQFPNFITGAIQLVGSLIILFIMDWKMASIMFLIIPIVALILLPIGRIMMKLGRQLQAATAKFSGEVTEKVGEIRLIKASNGEQVEEKRGNSLIQDIFKISIKDARVEAILQPIMMTAMLGMFVGILGYGAIRVQAGTLTSGSLVAFLLYLFNIIAPIATFATFFSQVQKAMGATERIDSIFQTTIEKTDEGKAFDVEGQTIIAENITFAYEENRLVLENVSFRADPNTVIAFAGPSGGGKSTVFSILERFYQPISGKISIGTQNLEEIKIADWRSQIGYVSQDSAVFAGSIRENLVYGLEKELTDDELWHGLELAYADHFVRDFPEALETEIGERGVKLSGGQKQRIAIARAFLRDPKILMLDEATASLDSQSEEKVQRALDKLMNGRTTLVIAHRLSTIVGANQIYFIENGRVTGQGTHQELLQNHALYREYVQEQVLN is encoded by the coding sequence ATGGAAAGAGAAAATACCACAACAACTTACAAATTAAAAGATTTTATGCGTTTGATTAATAGTGTGAATCCTAAAAAATTTGTGTTTGCTTTTGGGTTATTTTTAAGCATTTTAACGAGTGGTGCAAGTTTACTTGTACCACAGTTAACGAAAGGATTAATTGACACAAGTCAGTTAGCCCAAATCGATAGTAAATTATTGGTTGTTTTAATCTTAGCTTTTGTTTCCCAATTAGTCTTTGGGGCAATTGGCGGGTATTTATTGCGATATGTTGGAGAAACAGTAGTTAAATCTTTACGGGAAAAACTATGGCGTCAATTACTCTATTTACCAGTAGATTATTATGATCAAAATAAATCAGGTGAAACAGCTTCACGGCTAGTCAATGATACTGGAGTCGTCAAAGATTTAGTGGCATCACAGTTTCCTAATTTTATTACGGGTGCCATTCAATTAGTTGGTTCCTTGATTATTTTGTTTATCATGGATTGGAAAATGGCATCGATTATGTTTTTAATCATCCCAATTGTTGCGTTAATTTTGTTGCCAATTGGACGAATTATGATGAAACTAGGACGCCAATTACAAGCAGCAACTGCTAAGTTTAGTGGTGAAGTAACTGAAAAAGTTGGAGAAATACGTTTAATTAAAGCTAGCAATGGTGAACAAGTCGAAGAAAAACGGGGTAACTCGTTGATTCAAGATATTTTTAAAATTAGCATTAAAGATGCTCGTGTCGAAGCAATTTTACAACCGATTATGATGACAGCTATGTTAGGAATGTTTGTCGGCATTTTAGGTTATGGAGCTATTCGTGTTCAAGCCGGCACCTTAACAAGTGGATCATTGGTTGCTTTCTTATTATATCTATTTAATATTATTGCGCCAATTGCCACTTTTGCTACTTTCTTTTCACAAGTTCAAAAGGCGATGGGAGCAACTGAACGAATCGATAGTATTTTTCAAACGACAATTGAAAAAACAGATGAAGGAAAAGCCTTTGATGTCGAAGGACAAACCATTATTGCAGAAAATATAACCTTTGCGTATGAAGAAAATCGTCTAGTTTTAGAAAATGTTTCATTTAGAGCCGATCCCAATACGGTCATTGCTTTTGCCGGACCAAGTGGTGGGGGCAAATCAACGGTATTTTCTATCTTAGAACGTTTTTATCAACCTATATCTGGAAAAATTTCTATTGGAACTCAAAATTTAGAGGAGATTAAAATAGCTGATTGGCGTAGTCAAATTGGCTATGTCTCACAAGACAGTGCAGTGTTTGCAGGATCGATTCGAGAAAACTTAGTTTATGGTTTAGAAAAAGAATTAACAGATGACGAGCTATGGCACGGCTTAGAACTAGCTTATGCAGATCACTTCGTACGAGATTTTCCTGAAGCGTTAGAAACGGAAATTGGCGAACGTGGCGTGAAATTATCGGGAGGCCAAAAACAACGAATTGCAATTGCACGCGCATTTTTACGTGATCCTAAAATTTTAATGTTGGATGAAGCAACAGCCAGTCTCGATTCACAATCTGAAGAAAAAGTGCAACGAGCATTGGATAAATTAATGAATGGACGGACTACTTTAGTAATTGCGCATCGTTTATCAACAATTGTAGGTGCCAATCAAATTTATTTCATTGAAAATGGTCGAGTGACAGGGCAAGGTACGCATCAAGAATTATTGCAAAATCATGCGTTATATCGTGAATACGTACAAGAACAAGTTTTGAACTAA
- a CDS encoding MarR family winged helix-turn-helix transcriptional regulator: MSHFTMQLLKQIEAVSGVARTLFLQKNQRFDGQQQVINLLGKEDGMTQGNLAELLDIRPSSLAELIKKLEKAEAVTRVEDEHDKRIKRVYLTEVGRQRIIQTSDVREDLSAQFFAGLTEEEQQQFSHYLDKIVDGWPEEFEAYQTRANDPMERLAEFQHLREKMMGIDWQSLSHQEQHRMHREFKRQLRQAGMDNRMWKGQFEQMMRNQRGMHREFSGRPFERPYPPKQERPSESDWTDF, translated from the coding sequence ATGAGTCACTTTACAATGCAATTGCTCAAACAAATTGAAGCAGTTAGCGGTGTTGCACGTACATTATTTTTGCAAAAAAATCAACGGTTTGATGGACAACAGCAAGTAATCAACCTTTTAGGAAAAGAAGATGGTATGACCCAAGGAAACTTAGCGGAACTTTTGGATATACGTCCCAGTTCATTAGCGGAATTAATTAAAAAATTAGAGAAAGCTGAAGCAGTTACGCGGGTAGAAGACGAACATGACAAACGAATTAAACGTGTTTATCTGACAGAAGTGGGCCGTCAACGCATTATTCAGACATCAGACGTACGAGAAGATTTAAGTGCACAATTTTTTGCTGGATTAACAGAAGAAGAACAACAACAGTTTAGTCACTATTTAGATAAAATTGTGGATGGTTGGCCAGAAGAATTTGAGGCTTATCAAACTAGAGCAAATGATCCAATGGAAAGACTAGCTGAATTTCAGCATTTACGAGAAAAAATGATGGGAATCGATTGGCAATCATTGTCTCATCAAGAACAACATCGGATGCATCGTGAATTTAAGCGTCAGTTGCGCCAAGCTGGAATGGATAATCGGATGTGGAAGGGACAATTTGAGCAAATGATGCGCAACCAACGAGGAATGCATCGTGAGTTCAGTGGTCGCCCATTTGAACGTCCTTATCCACCAAAACAAGAACGACCTTCAGAAAGCGATTGGACAGATTTCTAA